From the genome of Gracilinanus agilis isolate LMUSP501 chromosome 2, AgileGrace, whole genome shotgun sequence, one region includes:
- the INAFM2 gene encoding putative transmembrane protein INAFM2, whose amino-acid sequence MKERDSAPAERGKPATYTGDKKAKMAAKTNKKWVRLATVFAYVLSVSLAAIVLAVYYSLIWQPVGAGTSGGSGGPPPGPSNASATAPAGTSGRPAGGPNTTASPRTEAPGDAPPLQSPGPSARLLNPPGEQRRQQDPEDEAPAAAPGSS is encoded by the coding sequence ATGAAGGAGCGCGACTCAGCCCCGGCCGAGCGGGGCAAGCCGGCCACCTACACCGGGGACAAGAAGGCGAAGATGGCGGCCAAGACCAACAAGAAGTGGGTCCGGCTCGCCACCGTGTTCGCCTACGTGCTGTCCGTGTCCCTGGCCGCCATCGTGCTCGCCGTCTACTATAGCCTCATTTGGCAGCCGGTGGGGGCCGGCACCTCGGGGGGCTCGGGCGGCCCGCCCCCCGGCCCCTCCAACGCCTCGGCCACGGCGCCGGCCGGGACCTCGGGGAGACCGGCGGGGGGCCCCAACACCACGGCCTCGCCGAGGACCGAGGCTCCCGGAGACGCGCCCCCGCTGCAGAGCCCCGGGCCCTCGGCCCGGCTGCTCAACCCGCCCGGAGAGCAGCGGCGGCAGCAGGACCCAGAGGACGAAGCGCCGGCGGCGGCACCGGGGAGTAGCTGA